The Magnolia sinica isolate HGM2019 chromosome 10, MsV1, whole genome shotgun sequence genome includes a window with the following:
- the LOC131258082 gene encoding uncharacterized protein LOC131258082 isoform X4: protein MLRNVNSVLHTSNLFADFRRFTTMLTTKILVQRSLASKSVRNLLWLKHAFYLHLGLNTMTLVEKRIACPKLVNGI from the exons ATGCTTAGAAACGTCAATTCTGTCCTCCACACCAGCAATCTCTTCGCCGATTTCAG ACGGTTCACCACAATGCTTACCACGAAGATCCTTGTGCAAAGGAGTTTGGCATCAAAATCAGTGAGAAACTTGCTTTGGTTGAAGCACGCATTTTACCTGCACCTTGG CTTAAATACCATGACACTAGTAGAGAAAAGGATTGCTTGCCCCAAGTTGGTCAATGGAATATGA
- the LOC131258082 gene encoding protein argonaute 10-like isoform X3 — translation MDKLNLVNSVLFTGGWAKTGYHTHLATVHHNAYHEDPCAKEFGIKISEKLALVEARILPAPWLKYHDTSREKDCLPQVGQWNMMNKVYSFRS, via the exons ATGGAC AAGCTCAACCTGGTGAACAGTGTGCTATTTACTGGTGGATGGGCTAAAAC tggttatcatacacatttAGCA ACGGTTCACCACAATGCTTACCACGAAGATCCTTGTGCAAAGGAGTTTGGCATCAAAATCAGTGAGAAACTTGCTTTGGTTGAAGCACGCATTTTACCTGCACCTTGG CTTAAATACCATGACACTAGTAGAGAAAAGGATTGCTTGCCCCAAGTTGGTCAATGGAATATGATGAATAAGGTATACTCCTTCAGAAGTTGA
- the LOC131258082 gene encoding protein argonaute 1D-like isoform X1 gives MDKLNLVNSVLFTGGWAKTALYYETVQEIFKTVHHNAYHEDPCAKEFGIKISEKLALVEARILPAPWVVTNFAVKSRFCPLGISTVCNSAILPFHIFLRKR, from the exons ATGGAC AAGCTCAACCTGGTGAACAGTGTGCTATTTACTGGTGGATGGGCTAAAACTGCTTTATACTATGAGACTGTGCAGGAGATTTTCAAG ACGGTTCACCACAATGCTTACCACGAAGATCCTTGTGCAAAGGAGTTTGGCATCAAAATCAGTGAGAAACTTGCTTTGGTTGAAGCACGCATTTTACCTGCACCTTGG GTGGTTACTAACTTTGCTGTCAAATCGAGGTTTTGTCCATTAGGAATTTCAACTGTCTGTAACTCAGCGATACTGccatttcatatttttcttagaaAGCGTTGA
- the LOC131258082 gene encoding protein argonaute 10-like isoform X2 has product MDKLNLVNSVLFTGGWAKTALYYETVQEIFKTVHHNAYHEDPCAKEFGIKISEKLALVEARILPAPWLKYHDTSREKDCLPQVGQWNMMNKVYSFRS; this is encoded by the exons ATGGAC AAGCTCAACCTGGTGAACAGTGTGCTATTTACTGGTGGATGGGCTAAAACTGCTTTATACTATGAGACTGTGCAGGAGATTTTCAAG ACGGTTCACCACAATGCTTACCACGAAGATCCTTGTGCAAAGGAGTTTGGCATCAAAATCAGTGAGAAACTTGCTTTGGTTGAAGCACGCATTTTACCTGCACCTTGG CTTAAATACCATGACACTAGTAGAGAAAAGGATTGCTTGCCCCAAGTTGGTCAATGGAATATGATGAATAAGGTATACTCCTTCAGAAGTTGA